The genomic region ACACTTCGTCGGCGGCGGCGTTCGTCTGCGTCACATCCAGGGATTTGGTGCTGAATCCGTTCAGCTTGTCGCTGCCCGTAAACCGCTTTTGCACGGAGCGCAGAGACAAAAACACACTGTTGTTCGGATCGGTGTCGAACGCCCGGTCCTTGTCGGCGAGCACCCCAACCACCGTCAGCGAGACCTTCGAGTCGCCCGCCATGCACACGATCTCGCGGCCGATCGGGTCCGCCGTCCCAAATAAATCCTCGCGTACCTTGCGGCCGATCACGCACGCCTTGCTCCACGTGTCGTCATCCACTGCCTGGATAAACCGCCCCCGCGCCACAGTGATATTGCTCACGGACTGATACGCCGCCAGCACTCCAATCAGCGTCAGCGACTTGGTGTGCGTCCCCGCGCTCGCCTGCACGCCCGTATTCGCCGTCGGACTCACCGGCCCGATCAGCGTACACTGCCTTGCAATCGCTGTCACGTCCGGCATCACCAAGCCATCGACGCCTCCGTGCGCCGCGCTTCCCGGCTTCGGATCGTAGAAGGCAAAGATCTGGTTGGACCCATTGCTCTCCAATTGCGCGATGAGCTTCTGACGCGCTCCCTGCACGATCGCGATCATCAAAATCACCGACGACACACCGATGATCACGCCCAGCATCGTCAGGATCGTCCGCAGCTTATTCGCCCACAACGCCTCCAGCGCCACGCGCAGAGACTCAAAAAACGCCATATGATAATCTCAGAAAACAACAGGCAGAAACCCGCGCAGGCGGGTTTATCACCGAAGGTGATTCTTCTCGTAGGCGCGGTTTCAACCGCCGGCGCTTTGTAGGCGTTCGCGGAATGAACGCCGGCGCTTTGTAGGCGCTCGCG from Capsulimonas corticalis harbors:
- a CDS encoding ABC transporter permease, translating into MAFFESLRVALEALWANKLRTILTMLGVIIGVSSVILMIAIVQGARQKLIAQLESNGSNQIFAFYDPKPGSAAHGGVDGLVMPDVTAIARQCTLIGPVSPTANTGVQASAGTHTKSLTLIGVLAAYQSVSNITVARGRFIQAVDDDTWSKACVIGRKVREDLFGTADPIGREIVCMAGDSKVSLTVVGVLADKDRAFDTDPNNSVFLSLRSVQKRFTGSDKLNGFSTKSLDVTQTNAAADEVWSVLQRRHPTTITNYVVDTQQGLLKQLDTFIAIFQLVLGGIGGLALLTGGIGIMNIMLVSVTERTREIGIRKAVGATPNMILLQFVVEAVVVSGFGGALGIAQSYGIVGVINALPQKVIHAFIPLWGVGLGFGFAMAVGLFFGIYPAWRASRLDPITALRYE